A single window of [Clostridium] hylemonae DSM 15053 DNA harbors:
- a CDS encoding TetR/AcrR family transcriptional regulator, whose translation MAAPRKENVKDLIIEATEELLRTKKLSDISLSEIARFAGISKGTLYYHYKTKTDILFDITDKYLDRQYNDLIEWTGDASKDTSMHRLVKYILERDISTAGMRLHLFYDAMLGNEAIRKKLLNRYSEFASVISEKIRERTDRVPADYCAWLLLLLSDGLFIHQTLGNEELDPAKFIRQSEQFIQEEFL comes from the coding sequence ATGGCTGCACCTAGAAAAGAAAATGTAAAAGACCTGATAATAGAAGCTACGGAAGAACTGCTCCGGACGAAAAAGCTGTCCGACATCTCTTTGTCCGAGATCGCCCGCTTTGCCGGGATCTCAAAAGGTACTCTGTACTATCACTATAAGACGAAGACCGATATACTGTTTGACATCACGGATAAATACCTGGACCGGCAGTACAATGACCTCATTGAATGGACCGGGGACGCCTCCAAGGACACGTCCATGCACCGGCTCGTGAAATATATACTGGAGCGGGATATATCAACTGCCGGTATGAGACTTCATTTGTTTTATGACGCAATGCTCGGGAATGAAGCCATACGTAAAAAACTGCTGAACCGCTACAGTGAATTCGCGTCTGTCATCTCCGAAAAAATCAGAGAACGGACAGACCGGGTCCCCGCAGACTACTGTGCCTGGCTTCTTCTGCTTTTGTCCGACGGACTATTTATCCACCAGACGCTCGGAAACGAAGAGCTGGATCCGGCAAAGTTTATCCGGCAGTCGGAACAGTTCATACAGGAGGAATTCTTATGA
- a CDS encoding glutathione peroxidase, which yields MKDRYEEEWKQMNMNEIELKRIDGTVEYMEQYMGKILLVVNTASKCGFTPQYEELEALYRKYHEKGFEILAFPCNQFKEQEPGDDKTVEAFCRRNYGVSFPVFSKTEVKGEHAHPLYRILTEKQEFRGFDREHPLSGKLHEILSADDPDYENDNDVKWNFTKFLINRDGTVVDRFEPTAGMDKVEQAVEQLCR from the coding sequence GTGAAAGACAGATATGAGGAGGAATGGAAGCAGATGAATATGAATGAGATAGAATTAAAGCGTATTGACGGGACGGTGGAGTATATGGAGCAGTACATGGGAAAGATCCTTCTCGTCGTCAATACGGCAAGCAAATGCGGATTTACGCCGCAGTATGAAGAACTGGAGGCGCTGTACCGCAAATATCACGAGAAGGGATTTGAGATACTGGCGTTTCCGTGCAATCAGTTTAAGGAGCAGGAGCCGGGGGATGACAAGACGGTAGAAGCTTTCTGCAGAAGGAATTACGGAGTCAGCTTTCCCGTATTTTCCAAGACAGAGGTGAAGGGAGAGCACGCCCACCCGCTCTACCGTATACTGACGGAAAAGCAGGAGTTCAGAGGCTTTGACCGCGAACATCCGCTGAGCGGAAAGCTCCATGAGATACTCTCTGCCGACGATCCGGATTATGAGAACGACAACGACGTAAAATGGAACTTTACAAAGTTTCTCATCAACAGGGACGGTACGGTCGTAGACCGCTTTGAGCCGACCGCCGGCATGGATAAAGTGGAGCAGGCGGTAGAGCAGCTCTGCAGATAG
- a CDS encoding NAD(P)/FAD-dependent oxidoreductase produces MGRKELEKKLNKKLHKHYGTAVRAGIEEDIIRVTGTLSNWQDIVDACSMCVQKGTKMHVVNDIVLEGVTMPRMRTPVQSDGALEGRRPDVLIIGGGISGASIARELTKWKLDILLVEKEADLAVQASGRNDGEVHPGVDLGRGTRKQYYVLRGNKMYGKICRELDVPFERCGQYVGFTHWWMYPAVLAYVWHRKHICKVTDTVLLSRKELRRKEKELNPDICFAIYNPSAGCVCPYGLTIAYGENAVENGAEISLDTAVLGMETEDGMIKSVRTNRGRIYPSIVVNAAGTFAEDIAAMAGDRFYSIHPRKGTNSILDKKAGHIVRGIASVKTLRQETAHTKGGGILHTVHGNLLVGPNAQETYEKENFATIQESIDAVFAKQKMTAEGLDKKDIITYFTGVRPATFEEDFIIEKGRRAKNLIHCAGIQSPGLTTAPAVALDVEEMAVTELRSKRTILRNENFNPVRRGVPVLKNMPKEERDKMIQENPDYGIIVCRCEEISKGEIVDALKAPIVVPTLDGIKKRLRPGMGRCQGGFCMPLVVDIISEYMHIPPGEVKKAGAGSVITYGRTKGKGGGSDEECI; encoded by the coding sequence ATGGGAAGAAAGGAACTGGAAAAAAAGCTGAATAAAAAGCTGCACAAACATTACGGGACGGCAGTCCGGGCCGGTATAGAAGAGGATATCATCCGTGTGACGGGGACGCTTTCCAACTGGCAGGATATTGTGGATGCCTGCAGTATGTGTGTACAGAAAGGGACGAAGATGCATGTGGTCAACGACATTGTCCTGGAAGGTGTGACAATGCCGCGTATGAGAACGCCGGTCCAAAGTGACGGAGCTCTCGAGGGAAGAAGGCCGGATGTGCTCATCATCGGTGGCGGGATATCGGGAGCCAGCATCGCCAGAGAGCTGACGAAGTGGAAGCTGGATATTCTGCTTGTCGAAAAGGAAGCAGACCTTGCGGTGCAGGCTTCCGGCAGAAATGACGGGGAGGTGCACCCGGGAGTGGATCTGGGCAGGGGGACACGAAAGCAGTATTATGTGCTTCGCGGCAACAAAATGTACGGGAAGATCTGCAGAGAACTCGACGTACCCTTTGAACGGTGCGGCCAGTATGTGGGGTTCACCCACTGGTGGATGTACCCGGCGGTACTTGCCTATGTATGGCACAGGAAGCATATATGCAAAGTTACGGATACGGTTCTTTTAAGCAGGAAAGAGCTGCGCAGAAAAGAAAAAGAACTGAACCCGGATATCTGCTTTGCCATATATAATCCAAGTGCAGGCTGTGTATGTCCCTACGGCCTCACGATAGCCTACGGTGAGAATGCAGTAGAAAACGGGGCAGAGATAAGCCTTGATACAGCGGTTCTCGGTATGGAGACGGAAGATGGCATGATAAAGAGCGTACGTACGAACCGGGGACGCATATATCCGTCCATTGTCGTCAATGCGGCCGGTACATTCGCGGAGGATATCGCGGCTATGGCGGGCGACCGGTTTTATTCCATCCATCCGCGCAAGGGAACAAATTCCATACTCGATAAGAAGGCAGGCCATATAGTAAGAGGAATCGCGTCTGTCAAGACCTTAAGGCAGGAGACGGCCCACACGAAGGGCGGGGGCATCCTCCATACGGTGCACGGCAACCTGCTCGTAGGTCCGAATGCGCAGGAGACATATGAAAAGGAGAACTTTGCCACAATTCAGGAAAGCATTGACGCAGTGTTTGCCAAACAGAAGATGACGGCGGAAGGGCTTGACAAAAAGGATATTATTACATATTTTACGGGAGTCCGCCCGGCCACATTTGAGGAGGATTTTATCATAGAGAAAGGGCGGCGGGCAAAGAATCTGATCCACTGTGCCGGGATACAGTCTCCGGGGCTTACGACGGCTCCGGCGGTCGCGCTTGACGTAGAGGAGATGGCCGTAACAGAACTCCGAAGTAAAAGGACCATCCTGCGGAATGAAAATTTTAATCCGGTCCGCAGGGGAGTGCCGGTGCTTAAAAATATGCCGAAGGAAGAACGGGACAAAATGATACAGGAGAATCCTGACTACGGGATCATCGTGTGCCGTTGTGAGGAGATCAGCAAAGGAGAGATAGTGGATGCGCTTAAGGCTCCGATAGTGGTGCCCACTTTGGACGGGATAAAGAAGAGACTGCGGCCGGGGATGGGACGCTGTCAGGGAGGGTTCTGCATGCCGCTTGTGGTGGATATCATAAGTGAATATATGCACATACCTCCGGGGGAAGTAAAGAAGGCAGGCGCAGGTTCAGTCATAACGTATGGCAGGACGAAGGGCAAAGGAGGCGGCAGCGATGAAGAGTGCATATGA
- a CDS encoding DUF1667 domain-containing protein has translation MKELTCIVCPNGCVLHVEGEPGSFKVTGNQCKRGADFAAAEMTHPVRSVCSTAATVFPDVPVIPVRVSKEIPKERIFDVMEEINKIVVSERVKRGTVLIKDVLGLGADVIATSSILSEQE, from the coding sequence ATGAAGGAACTGACTTGTATCGTATGTCCGAATGGATGTGTGCTTCATGTGGAGGGGGAACCGGGCAGCTTCAAAGTGACGGGGAACCAATGTAAAAGAGGTGCGGATTTCGCGGCGGCGGAGATGACCCATCCGGTGAGGAGTGTCTGCTCAACCGCTGCAACGGTATTTCCGGATGTTCCGGTCATTCCGGTGAGGGTGTCAAAGGAGATACCAAAAGAACGGATCTTCGATGTTATGGAGGAGATCAATAAGATCGTTGTGTCAGAAAGAGTAAAAAGAGGAACTGTTTTGATCAAAGATGTGCTTGGCCTTGGAGCAGATGTTATCGCGACGAGCAGTATCCTGTCAGAGCAGGAGTAA
- a CDS encoding MogA/MoaB family molybdenum cofactor biosynthesis protein, with protein sequence MEGYRWKTAVVTLSDKGYRREREDKSAPLIQELLSAEDYDVAAKILLPDEQVMIERELIRLCDEEHMDLILTTGGTGFAERDCTPEATLCVADRNAPGIADAMRYFSLQITPRAMLGRGVSVIRGKTLIVNLPGSPKAVRENLSFILPSLGHGLGILTGRESECAALAQRHGKA encoded by the coding sequence ATGGAAGGATACAGGTGGAAAACTGCGGTAGTCACATTGAGCGATAAAGGATACCGCCGGGAGCGGGAGGATAAAAGCGCTCCTCTTATTCAGGAACTGCTGTCAGCAGAAGACTATGACGTTGCGGCAAAGATTCTTCTGCCGGATGAACAGGTTATGATCGAGCGGGAGCTGATCCGGCTTTGCGATGAGGAACATATGGATCTGATCCTTACGACAGGAGGAACCGGATTTGCGGAGCGCGACTGTACGCCGGAAGCTACACTTTGCGTGGCGGACAGGAATGCGCCCGGTATCGCCGATGCCATGCGTTATTTTTCCCTTCAGATCACGCCCCGAGCAATGCTCGGCCGCGGTGTGTCGGTCATCCGGGGGAAGACCTTGATCGTAAATCTTCCAGGAAGCCCGAAGGCTGTCAGGGAAAATCTGTCGTTTATACTGCCGTCGCTTGGGCACGGCCTTGGAATTCTTACTGGAAGAGAATCCGAATGCGCCGCATTGGCGCAGCGGCACGGAAAGGCGTAA
- a CDS encoding NAD(P)/FAD-dependent oxidoreductase, with protein MKSAYDVTVIGGGPAGLAAALKADEEGADVLLIEREARLGGILKQCIHDGFGLLRFGERLTGPEYVERFMEVFKCRQIACELQTFVTSIDKEAGRFLITAVNAHGVSEYTTKSLVLATGCRERTARQAAIHGTRPSGIFTAGTAQHLVNLSGLMPAKKCVILGSGDIGLIMARRLTLEGAKVAGVYEVKPEPSGLTRNIAQCLEDYDIPLYLSRTVTRVFGDDRVQAVEVMQVDGGMRPVHGTEELIECDTLILSVGLIPENEIAESLGVPICPGTRGPVCDSHFMTGVPGIFSCGNALHVNDLVDHVSESGELAGAAAAHYRQGAAGGTFVELIPDRTIQYIVPQKLDIQTEGAAVLYFRSRETVKDGTFVIEADGKEIFTKHYRNLRPPEMERLAADLSKLGIGRESKVTVHIRQEGAVR; from the coding sequence ATGAAGAGTGCATATGATGTGACGGTGATCGGCGGAGGACCCGCAGGGCTCGCCGCGGCGCTGAAAGCGGACGAAGAGGGGGCAGATGTGCTTCTCATTGAGCGGGAGGCCAGGCTGGGGGGAATACTCAAGCAGTGTATTCACGACGGATTCGGACTGCTCCGGTTCGGGGAGAGACTGACCGGGCCGGAATATGTAGAGCGGTTTATGGAAGTGTTCAAATGCAGGCAGATCGCATGTGAGCTGCAGACCTTTGTCACTTCCATCGATAAGGAGGCTGGCCGTTTTCTCATTACGGCGGTCAATGCGCACGGCGTCTCGGAATATACGACAAAGTCACTTGTGCTTGCGACGGGCTGCCGGGAGCGGACGGCGCGCCAGGCAGCGATCCACGGTACAAGGCCATCCGGCATATTTACAGCGGGTACGGCCCAGCATCTTGTCAATCTGTCGGGGCTGATGCCTGCAAAGAAGTGTGTCATTCTGGGAAGCGGCGATATCGGTCTGATCATGGCCCGGCGCCTTACACTGGAGGGGGCAAAAGTCGCGGGCGTCTATGAAGTGAAGCCGGAGCCCTCGGGACTTACAAGAAATATCGCGCAGTGCCTGGAAGATTATGACATACCTCTGTATCTGTCCCGCACGGTTACAAGGGTCTTCGGGGACGACCGGGTTCAGGCGGTGGAAGTCATGCAGGTGGACGGCGGGATGCGGCCGGTGCATGGGACGGAGGAACTCATAGAGTGCGATACGCTCATACTCTCCGTGGGTCTTATACCGGAGAATGAGATCGCGGAATCTCTCGGAGTTCCCATCTGTCCGGGAACACGGGGGCCGGTCTGTGATTCGCACTTTATGACGGGCGTGCCGGGGATATTTTCATGCGGGAATGCGCTCCATGTCAATGACCTGGTCGACCATGTGTCGGAAAGCGGGGAACTTGCAGGCGCTGCCGCTGCTCATTACCGTCAGGGGGCGGCAGGAGGAACTTTTGTGGAGCTTATTCCGGACAGGACGATCCAGTATATTGTGCCGCAGAAGCTGGATATACAGACCGAAGGGGCGGCGGTCCTCTATTTCAGAAGCCGGGAGACCGTAAAGGACGGCACATTTGTCATCGAAGCAGACGGGAAGGAAATCTTTACAAAGCATTACCGTAACCTGAGACCGCCGGAGATGGAACGGCTCGCAGCCGATCTCAGTAAACTGGGGATCGGGCGGGAATCAAAGGTCACGGTACATATACGGCAGGAAGGGGCGGTAAGATGA
- the moaA gene encoding GTP 3',8-cyclase MoaA — protein MRDKYGRNIDYVRISVTDRCNMRCTYCMPEEGVAAIPHSEILTYDEIKRLTGIFASLGITKVKLTGGEPLVRKGIPELIAMLKSIPDIEQVTLTTNGTLLKEHMPALADAGLDAVNISIDALDERLYEQITRRNGLRAALGGLAAALSCPQLKVKVNCVPLAGVNDREWVPLAGIARDKEADVRFIEMMPIGLGRKHAGRTQEEILEALRKAYGEEKTVQGYHGNGPGVYVRFEGFKGRIGFISALSHKFCGGCNRVRLTSAGYLKPCLQYAGGMDVKALLRGQVPDSVLREQVRRAVYGKPAGHSFDSPVTDGMEEMEMSRIGG, from the coding sequence ATGCGGGATAAGTATGGACGTAACATAGATTATGTGAGAATCTCCGTGACGGACCGCTGCAATATGAGGTGTACTTACTGTATGCCGGAGGAAGGAGTTGCGGCCATACCGCACAGCGAGATCCTTACATATGATGAGATAAAGAGGCTCACGGGCATTTTTGCATCACTCGGAATTACAAAGGTGAAGCTGACCGGAGGCGAACCTCTTGTACGGAAAGGGATACCAGAGCTGATCGCGATGCTGAAAAGTATACCGGATATAGAGCAGGTGACACTTACGACGAACGGCACACTTTTAAAAGAGCACATGCCGGCGCTGGCCGATGCCGGTCTGGATGCGGTCAATATAAGTATTGACGCGCTGGATGAACGGCTGTATGAGCAGATCACAAGAAGGAACGGCCTGCGGGCCGCGCTCGGAGGACTGGCCGCCGCGCTTTCCTGTCCGCAGCTGAAGGTGAAAGTGAACTGCGTGCCGCTCGCCGGCGTCAATGACAGGGAATGGGTGCCGCTTGCGGGCATTGCCAGAGATAAGGAGGCAGATGTCAGATTTATCGAGATGATGCCGATCGGACTTGGACGAAAGCATGCCGGCAGGACGCAGGAGGAGATCCTGGAGGCGCTGAGAAAGGCGTATGGAGAAGAAAAGACCGTACAGGGATACCACGGCAACGGGCCCGGCGTGTATGTACGTTTTGAAGGGTTTAAGGGGCGTATCGGTTTCATAAGCGCTCTTTCACACAAGTTCTGCGGCGGATGCAACCGGGTGCGTCTCACATCCGCAGGGTACCTGAAACCGTGTCTCCAGTATGCCGGCGGGATGGATGTAAAAGCGCTGCTGCGGGGGCAGGTTCCGGACAGTGTACTGAGAGAACAGGTCAGACGTGCGGTGTACGGAAAGCCTGCCGGACATAGTTTTGACAGTCCGGTCACAGACGGCATGGAAGAGATGGAAATGTCCAGAATAGGAGGATGA
- a CDS encoding amidohydrolase family protein has translation MIDAHIHYAASVGQDRLNTLIHEAHLEALALQCIPKGGTLPVEEDAFAFQAQCSVPVYIFGGLDRSVYDTDPARSETSLLSEKLDSEVTRLMNMGCTGIKMLEGKPDVRKNFCVPDFDSPVWEAYWARLETEQIPVYMHVNDPEEFWDAEHVADYVKRAGWFYDETFIGNEEQYRQILCVLHRHPRLRILFPHFFFLSKQLERLACILDAFPEVRIDVTPGIELYYNLSAQGAKAREFFLTYKERILYGTDIGARALIRSENVPLDLDECRSRIKLIRDYLETDGGYLLESDGHYVAERQPAVMHGLGLPQPVLDNIYSRNFLNFIK, from the coding sequence ATGATCGATGCGCATATCCACTACGCCGCTTCTGTCGGACAGGATCGGCTGAATACGCTCATACACGAGGCACATCTCGAAGCGCTGGCGCTGCAGTGCATACCAAAAGGAGGCACACTGCCGGTGGAGGAAGATGCCTTTGCGTTTCAGGCACAGTGCTCTGTTCCTGTATATATCTTCGGCGGTCTTGACCGTTCTGTCTATGATACGGACCCCGCCCGCAGCGAAACCTCTCTGCTGTCCGAAAAGCTTGACAGCGAGGTGACAAGGCTTATGAATATGGGCTGCACCGGCATCAAGATGCTGGAAGGGAAACCGGACGTAAGAAAGAACTTCTGCGTCCCGGACTTTGACAGTCCGGTATGGGAGGCATATTGGGCGCGGCTGGAAACCGAACAGATCCCTGTCTATATGCACGTCAATGACCCGGAAGAATTCTGGGACGCAGAACATGTGGCAGACTATGTAAAGAGAGCCGGATGGTTCTATGACGAGACCTTTATCGGCAATGAGGAACAGTACCGTCAGATACTGTGTGTCCTTCATCGCCATCCCCGGCTCAGAATATTATTTCCTCACTTTTTCTTCCTCTCAAAACAGCTTGAAAGACTTGCCTGTATTCTCGATGCTTTCCCTGAGGTGAGGATCGATGTCACTCCCGGCATTGAGCTCTACTACAATCTGTCGGCGCAGGGCGCCAAAGCGAGAGAATTCTTCCTCACATACAAAGAGCGGATCCTCTATGGCACCGATATAGGCGCACGCGCGCTGATCAGATCAGAAAACGTACCGCTTGATCTTGATGAATGCCGGTCCCGCATTAAGCTGATCCGTGATTATCTTGAGACAGACGGCGGCTACCTTCTTGAATCCGACGGGCACTATGTCGCAGAAAGGCAGCCCGCCGTCATGCATGGACTCGGACTGCCGCAACCGGTACTTGATAATATTTATTCCCGGAATTTTCTCAACTTTATCAAATGA
- a CDS encoding MOSC domain-containing protein, translating into MGKVIAVCTSPEKGTQKKNVGRAEFIEDYGIKGDAHAGKWHRQVSLLSYGKIEEFCSRGAVVGNGAFGENLVVDGIELSELPVGTRFACNDVILELTQIGKECHHGCEIFQKMGDCIMPREGVFSKVIRGGFIEAGDVLEIIKE; encoded by the coding sequence ATGGGCAAAGTCATTGCAGTCTGCACGAGTCCCGAAAAGGGGACACAGAAGAAAAATGTGGGACGTGCAGAGTTTATTGAAGACTATGGAATAAAAGGAGACGCGCATGCAGGAAAATGGCACCGGCAGGTGAGCCTTCTGTCATACGGTAAGATCGAGGAGTTTTGCAGCCGGGGAGCCGTTGTGGGGAACGGGGCGTTTGGAGAAAATCTCGTCGTGGACGGCATTGAGCTTAGCGAACTTCCGGTCGGCACACGTTTCGCCTGTAATGATGTAATATTGGAATTGACACAGATCGGAAAGGAATGCCATCACGGCTGTGAAATATTTCAAAAGATGGGTGACTGCATCATGCCGAGAGAAGGCGTATTTTCAAAAGTCATCCGAGGCGGCTTCATTGAAGCCGGCGATGTTCTGGAGATAATAAAAGAATAA